A stretch of the Capsicum annuum cultivar UCD-10X-F1 chromosome 10, UCD10Xv1.1, whole genome shotgun sequence genome encodes the following:
- the LOC124887879 gene encoding uncharacterized protein LOC124887879, giving the protein MADPQEVGRLATLARAQLNQQNIDNPGRVPNPDEEDLGDDDLLGPGNRRCAKDIVASVDRNKKTDPGAFTIPCTIGSLDFTKALCDLGANINLMPLVVFKKQGLGDPTPTNMSLVMEDRSVKWTIGVLHDVLVNLADFIFPANFLILDCEVDFEVPIILGRPFLATKRVLVDIELNELKFRLNGKEVSFEVHQSMRQKKEISVFSIIDVFYEDGRDTPAELGMKHFLDPPKEVKR; this is encoded by the exons ATGGCAGACCCACAAGAAGTAGGAAGACTAGCCACCTTAGCTAGGGCTCAGttaaatcaacaaaatatagataacccaggtcgggtaccaaatccaGATGAAGAGGACCTAGGAGATGATGATCTGTTAGGACCGGGAAATCGTCGATGTGCAAAAGATATAGTGGCATCAGTTGACAGAAAT AAAAAGACAGACccgggagcatttaccatcccgtgCACTATTGGGTCCCTGGATTTtacaaaagctctatgtgatttgggagccaaTATAAACCTGATGCCACTTGTTGTGTTCAAGAAAcagggtttgggggatcctactcccacaAACATGAGTCTAGTTATGGAGGATAGATCTGTAAAGTGGACAATTGGtgttctacatgatgtacttgtaaattTGGCCGACTTTATATTCCCTGCTAACTTTTTGATCCTTGATTGCGAAGTAGACTTTGaagtgcccataattttgggcaggccattcttagcaactaaGAGAGTATTAGTTGACAtagagctgaatgagctaaaatttaggcttaaCGGGAAAGAAGTAAGTTTTGAAGTGCATCAATCCATGAGACAGAAAAAGGAGATAAGTGTCTTCTCGAttattgatgtattctatgaagatgggaGAGACACACCAGCAGAACTAGGGATGAAGCACTTTCTTGATCCACCAAAAGAAGTAAAGAGGTag